A region from the Nitrospinota bacterium genome encodes:
- a CDS encoding tetratricopeptide repeat protein, which yields MINQISCRKNLWGVGLGVLLTPFMAFLASANSDSFTIEELGQQATAYIDAGQYLKALPDVRDFEPRVTVPGEDSLDLAASFNELGEIQRNLGNYDTAQPFFEKSLDIKKKLLGPDDLQLAASFNSLALVHYHKGEYGLGKKYFYKTLNILKKSLGPLHPHVAAVINNLARLYEATGAFPQAKSLYEQSLEILQSALGPDHPSVAASLNNQGLLYHQFGDYVKVEPLYKKALAIYEKASYTNHPNFADTLNNLADYYLGMGDYEKAKPLRTRSLEIREDILGPGHPDLARSLDGLAKFYTAIGQYVRAETLVLRSLKIREEALGANHPEVANSLETMASLYKEIGNYEKVDLLLHRSLEIRQKFLGGTHPDVVKSLHKLAEFYEDAGDQQRAKTMHYSAVKIMEKNSNP from the coding sequence TTGATCAACCAAATTTCTTGCCGAAAAAATTTATGGGGCGTTGGGTTGGGGGTTTTGTTGACTCCCTTTATGGCCTTTTTAGCCTCTGCGAATAGCGATTCTTTTACGATAGAGGAGTTAGGTCAGCAGGCCACGGCCTACATTGACGCCGGGCAATATTTAAAAGCGCTTCCTGATGTCCGGGATTTTGAACCCCGTGTGACCGTTCCAGGTGAGGATAGCCTCGATTTAGCCGCTTCCTTTAACGAACTTGGCGAGATCCAAAGAAACTTGGGAAATTATGATACCGCCCAACCTTTTTTTGAAAAATCTTTGGATATCAAGAAAAAGCTTCTTGGTCCTGACGATCTTCAACTGGCGGCTTCTTTCAATAGCCTGGCTTTGGTTCATTACCATAAAGGTGAATATGGATTGGGGAAGAAGTATTTTTACAAGACCCTGAATATTCTGAAGAAATCGTTGGGTCCCCTGCACCCTCATGTGGCGGCGGTGATTAATAACCTGGCGCGTTTATACGAAGCGACAGGTGCATTCCCGCAGGCAAAAAGCTTGTATGAACAATCCTTGGAAATTCTTCAATCTGCACTGGGTCCTGATCATCCCAGTGTAGCGGCCTCCTTGAATAATCAAGGTTTGCTTTATCACCAGTTTGGTGACTATGTAAAAGTAGAACCCCTTTATAAAAAAGCTCTCGCTATCTACGAAAAGGCTTCTTATACAAATCATCCTAACTTCGCCGACACGCTCAACAATCTGGCGGATTACTACCTGGGTATGGGGGACTATGAAAAGGCGAAACCCCTCCGTACCCGCTCCCTGGAAATAAGAGAAGATATCCTGGGACCCGGTCACCCTGACCTGGCCCGTTCCCTGGATGGATTGGCGAAATTTTACACAGCGATTGGGCAGTACGTCAGGGCTGAAACCCTGGTCCTCCGTTCTCTGAAAATCAGGGAAGAAGCGCTTGGGGCCAATCACCCCGAGGTCGCAAACTCTCTGGAAACGATGGCTTCTCTGTATAAAGAAATAGGAAATTATGAAAAAGTTGACCTTTTACTACACCGTTCTCTGGAAATCAGACAAAAATTTTTAGGCGGCACTCATCCCGATGTTGTGAAATCTTTACATAAACTGGCAGAATTTTATGAGGATGCCGGGGATCAACAACGTGCGAAGACCATGCATTACAGTGCTGTGAAAATAATGGAAAAAAACTCCAACCCCTGA